The nucleotide sequence GCCACCGAAGCCGAGTGGCTCTGACCCCTCGGCACCCCCGCAGCCGGCCGACCCTCCAGGCACGCGAGCCGGCGTTTCCATCACGCAAACGGCACGACCTTGCCGCCGCGGCGACCGGACGCCACGCCATCACCGCAGCCGAGCGGCTCCGGTCCCGCCGCCGCGCACGGCCCCGCGGCGACCGAACCGCACCCCGCAACCGAATCCCGGCCGGCCGAGCCGGTCCGCGCCCGGGCCGGAAAGCGTTTCCCGCGTCAGCCGGCCCGCCGCCGGCGGCCCTCCAGTGAGCCCAGCGGGATCGCCACCAGGAGCCGGTGGGTGCCGTCCGGGCCGGTTTCGGTCGTCAACGTGCCGTTCAGGTCCTCGACGCGGTCGGCCAGGTTGCGCAGCCCCGCACCGGAATCCGCGCCGCTGCCGTCCACGCCGCCCGCGCCGTCGTTGAGGATCTCCAGCCAGGCCGTGCCGTCCACCGTGCTCACCGAGAACGCGCACCAGCTCGCCGTGCTGTGGCGCACGACGTTCGTCACCCCTTCGCGCAGCACGGTGGCCAGTGCGGTGGCCACCCGCGGCGGCAGGTCGCCGAGGCAGGAGCGGTCCACCGTCACGCGGGTGCCGGCGGCGTTCAGCACGTCCGCGGCCGCCCGGCACTCGTCGTCGAGCGACAGCTCCCGGTAGCCCGCGGCGATCCTGCGGACGTCGGCCAGCGCGCGGCGGGACATCACCAGCAGCTCCGCCAGTTCCGCCTTCGCCTGCTCGGGCCGGCCGGGCACCAACCGGTCGACGAGTTCACCCTTGAGGGTGATCGCCGAAAGGCTCAGCCCGAGCAGGTCGTGCAGGTCGCGGGAGAACCGCTTGCGCTCTTCGGCGATGACTTGGCGCTTCAGCTCGCGCACTTCGTCCTCGCGCTCGGCGACCAGCCGCGCGGCCGTGCCCAGCCCGAACAGCGTCAGCGCCGCCACCGCGGCCGACACCGCACCCCCCACCCCGGCATCCCCCGAACCGGTGGTCAACGCCGCACCGAGCCCCGCCGCGACGCACGCGAGCAGCGCCGCCGGCACCGCACGGACCGACCGGGTCACGAGCAGCACCCCGCCGGCGAAGAACCCGGCGGCGGGGCTCCACGGCGCGCCCAGCGGCAGCAACGGCACGAGCCCGAATGCGGCTGACACAGCCAAAGCGAGGACCGGACGCCGGAACCGGCCCGTGCCGAACCAGGCCAGGTGCCCGCCCGCGAGCACGGCGGCGAGCACCAGCGCGGCCAGCCGCACCGGCCAGGACGCCACGCCGGTCAGCACGGGCAGGGCGGCCAGCAGCGCCACCGCGGCGGCGGCCACCGCCTGCGCCCCGAACACGAGCGTGCGGAAGTCTCGCCGCTCCTCCCCGGAGGGCGGAGCGTGGCCGCCGGTCTGCACACCGCGAATCCGCACCGGATAACTCACGGCCCCTCCCGCGTCACCCCGCACTCCAAGAACACCAAGGTAACAGGGCGGGCCCGGCTGTCAGGGTGACGGCGCACCGCCCGGGAAGTCCAGGACGCACTCGCCGACGCTCACTTCGGCGGGCCACTCGAGCTTCAGCGAGTGGTCCACGCGGTCCCCGGCGTCGACCGGGACGGCGTGCGCCGCGAGCCCCATCGCCTTGGCCGCCAGGTAGAGGACCTGCTGCAGGGCGCCGACGTGCAGCAGGGTCGTCGCGTACGCGGCGCTGCCGAGCACCCAGGCGATCCGCGACATCCGCGCGGTCATCGTCAGCAGCACCGACGGCCTGCGGTGGCTGCCCGCACCGACCATGGCCAGGTCGAGCAGGCCGTCCAGGACGACCGAATCGTCGTTGACGAGCGTCAGCGTGTGCCACAGCGGGTCGTAGTGGTAGATCCCGCGCCCCAGGCCGACGCAGCGGTTGATCCCGACGTAGATCTCGAGCTCGTACAGGCAGGCGATGCTGAAGTACGGCCGCTGGGACGCCTCGTGGCCGGGCCCGCCGGGCAGGTAGGCCGGCCCGATCGAGCGCACCCGCGCGGCGCGGTAGAGGAACTCCCCGATCTGCTCGGCCGACAGCGCGCGCTCGGTGACCTCGGGGCACCCGTGGTCCTGTTCGAGCAGCGTGCTCAGCGTCGGATCGGTCGCCTTGAGCACCGCCGGGTCCGGGCGGTGCAGCGGGAACGTCGGGCCGGCGGTGATCGGCTTGACCACCGGTGGCTCGGCCCCCGCCCGGCGCGGCTCCGTCGAGCCGGCCTTCTGCCACGTCCGGCTGCGCGCGTGGAACAGCATGTCGTGCGGCGTCCAGACGGCGAGATCGGTGTCGGTGTCCTCGGCGAACTGCGCCCAGTCGTCGGCCACCAGCGCGACACCCGCGCCGACCAGGAACGCCACGACGTCGGCCACGATCTGCTCGGCCACCCCGGTGGTCTCGGCGACCTGCGCGACGGTGACCGGCCCGGCCAGCGACGTCGCCACGAGCGCCGCGGGCGGGCGCAGCAGCGCGACCCGGTACCGGGCGCGCGGGGACTCCAGCAGCATCCCGGAGCCGTCCGGCCGCATCGCCGAGAACCGCGAAAGCTTGATCAGCCGTCCGGGTGGCACCGGGCCGGCCGGGAAGACCGGGGACTGCGTCACCGGGATCGCCGAGAGCACCGGTCCCTGGCCGTCGTTGAGCGCCAGCGAATGCACGACCGAGCCGGACAGCCGGGTCAGGACCTTCCGCAGCGCGCCCGCCCACGCTTCGGCGGCGCCGCTCGCCGACGAGGCGAGGTTGCCCATCGAAACCGGGCCGAGCACCATCCGGCTCAGCGACTCGCGGACCGGCTCGGGGATGCCGGCCAGCTCGTACTCGCCCCACCAGGTGACCGCGACGATCGTGTCGTCGTCCCCCGCCTCCAGCAGGGTGTCTTCGGTGAGGGACCAGAGCCGGACGGTCTCCGGGGCCCCTTCCGGGCGGTCAGCAGACAAGGCCAACTCCTCAAGCGAACTACGAACACCGAGCGCCCGCAGGCGCTCAGAGGAACATCGGGAACGGGTTGAGCCGTTCGTACGGGGTCGGCGCGGCCAGCCTGCCGAGGCGGACCGGGACGTCGAAGAGCCGGCCCGGCGCGAACCGGGCCCAGAACGGGCGCAGCCCCGGCACCACGACCTTCACCACCGGGATCCCGACGTCCGGCCGGGTCTGGTCGAGCACCAGCAGCTCCAGGCCGGCCCGGGTGAACAGCCGGTCCAGCGCCTCGACGTCGTCGCGGACGTCGGGCCGGTTGACGAACCGGAACTCCGCGGCGGTCCGCATCCGCACACCCGCCGCGGGCCGCAGGTACGGCTGGTTCGCGACGGTGGCGTAGCTCAGCCAGCGGCGGGCGTCCGGGTCGTCGAGGTCATGGCCGGCGGACTGGACCACCGGCAGCATCTGGTTGAGCTCGGTCACCGCGCGGCGCACCGCGATCCGCGGGTCGAGGTGCGCACCGAAGCCGAAGATGACGTCCTCGTGCGGGCCGTCGATCCGCCGGGACAGCGCGACGGTCACCGGGATGCCGAGGTCCGACGTCACGTCGAGGACCCACAGCTCGCGCCCGAGCCCCGCGTAGCCCGCGACCACCTCGTCCAGCCACGGGTCGGCGAAGGAGGCGAGGTCGACGCCCGGCACCGGCGTGCGGTTGTACCACCAAATCGCCACGGCGTCGCGTTCGACCAGCTCGAGCGCCCCCTGCAGGATCGCGTCCTCCACGCTGCTGCCCGCCGCGGAGCCGTTCGAGTCGGCCCGCACGCCACGCGCCGCGCCGTCGCACGGGCTCCCGTAGTACAGGTACGACGTCGGCAGCAGCCGCCGCCGTCCGGACAGCGACCACAGCGGCGTCCAGTCGACGCGGGCGGCCGGGTCGAACGGCTCGCCGACGCGCTGGAAGTCCGCGTGCTCGGGGTTCCAGGTCGCACGGCCGGCGTACTGCCGGTCGGCGAAGAGCATGCACGTGTTGGGGTGCACGGCTTCCTCGCCCAGTTCGTGGTAGGAGCCGCGGATGCGCAGCTCGTCGCCCTGGAAGTTGCCGGAGAACCGTTCCGCGGCTTCGCAGAGCGCGCCGACCTCGGCGTCGAGCGGGGTGACGCCCTTGCCGCCGTTCTCGCAACGCAGCCCCGCGCGCAGGGCGGCCATCCCGGTGACGCCGCGGGCGATGTTGGGCCCGGAGCGGTAGGCGTTGGCGAACGCCGGCGCGGCCGGGTCGGGCCGGATCTCCTTGACGATCCCGGTGACCGGGCTGACCAGGTGCCGGTACCGGTCGAGCATCTGCGCCGGCGTCGCGGTCCGGTGCCCGCCGCCCCCGGTGGTCGCCTTCTTCGCCGGCTTCAGCTCGACCGGGCGCACCGAGCGCCACGCCACCAGCCACGGGTCGCCGCAGCTGGGGCACTGCGGGCGGCGGCGCAGCTCGTGCAGCCTGCCCTGCAGGTCGAGCGTGTCGAGCGTCCACACGCACTGCTGGCCGTGGTGGCGGTAGCCGGCCACCCACTTGGCCGCCTCCAGTGCGACGAGGTGCGCGGCGGCGGCGGTCAGCGGCGGCAGCGCCGGCACCGGGCGGCGCGCGGGCCCGGCGTGGCCGAGCTCCTGCTGCACGCACGCTTCGGCGTGCCGGTGTCCCCACAGCCGGTGGGTCAGGCAGTGCCAGCACGCGCCGTCCGGCCGCAGCACCGGGCCGATCCACACCTGGGCCCCGGACGGGCGCGCCAGCAGCCACGGCCGCCCGGCCCGCCGGTGCGCGTGGTCGATCGCGGCCAGCCGCGGGTCGAGGTAGTCCGCGCAGAGCACGACCGACAGGTCGGCGGCGCCGCCGTCCGCGCCCACCACGTCGAGGCCGGCGCCGGCCAGTGCCCGTTCGACCGGGCCGGCGTCGACCCCGTCGGCGCTGTCGCCCACCGCCACCAGCCGCACGGTGCCCGGCCGGGCCGTGACGAGGTCCGCGTCGATGCCGCAGGCGTCCCAGTAGGCCAGCGCGCGCTCGTCGCCGGGCCGGGTGTCCCCGCCGTGGCTGCGCAACGTCACCAGGCCGGCGTCGACGAGCTGGGCCAGCAGCGCGGCGACCTCCTCCGGCGGCATCCCGCCGGGACGGCCGCGCAGCAGCCGGTCGAGGTCGTGCGTGCCGTCGAGCAGCGCCGCGAGCGACTCGATCTTCGCGCCGCGCATCGCGATCACGCCCTGTTCCGAGAACAGGTAGGCCCCCTTGCCCGCCCTGACCTCCGCCCGCAGGTGCCGCCGGAACGCCGGCACCTGAGGGGTCGCGGCACCGCCGCCGTCGTCCGGTACCCGTGCGTCCACCGCTGTCGTGGGCATGGCTCTCCTGCCGGTCGCCGAGTGAGACGAGGGAATCAGAATCCTGCTCCACGGCGGGTCGGCGGGGCCAGTGCGGCGAGCACGGGGAAGTCATGCGAAACGCATGGGCCGATGTGGGAAACGCACCGGGCGGAGGTGTACGGCTCACTGGCCGCGCGCGGTGGGGAACCGTCACCGTAGACATCGACGCCCGTTTGCGGCCATGGCGCGTCAGGGCACCGTAACCGAACTCGCGACTGTGCGCGAACCGGGGCGCCCGGCCTGGCACCCGAGACAAGTGAGGACCCGAGTATGCCTACCTCTGCTCGCACCTACGGACAGTTCTGCGGCCTGGCCCGGGCGCTCGAGATCGTCGGTGAGCGGTGGTCGCTGCTCGTCGTCCGTGACCTCATGCTCGGCCCGAAGCGGTTCGACGACCTGCAGCACACCCTGCCGCGCATCCCGGTGAGCATCTTGACCTCGCGCCTCAACGAACTCGAGGAGGCGGGCGTGGTCCGGCGCCGCGTGCTGTCGCAGCTGGACGCCGGCGTCGTCTACGAGCTCACCGAGTACGGCACCGAGCTCGACCACATCGTGCTCGACCTCGGCCTGTGGGGCTCGCGCTCGCTGACCTACCCGAGGCCGGACGAGGTCTTCACCCTCGACACCGCCATCATCTCGCTCTACACGACCTTCCAGGAGGAGGCCGCCGCCGGCGTGCACGTCAACTACGAGCTGCACCACCCCGGCGACATGATCGTGCACGCCATGGTCGACGACGGCGCGCTCAAGGCCTCCGCCGGCGCACTGCCCGCGGCGGACCTGGTGATCGAGCCGCAGGGGCCGGCCGTCCTCGACCTGCTCAACGGCAGCCTGACCGCCCAGGACGCCATCTCCAGCGGCAAGGTCCGGGTCCAGGGCGACCCGGCGCACCTCGACCTGTTCACCCGGCTGTTCCGCATCCCGCCCGCCCCGGAGCGCCCGACCGGGCTCGTCGCGCGCTGACCGCCTCGCCCGGCCGGCACGCACTCCGCCATTTCCCTTACCGCATCAGCAATCCGGAGTAACGGAACACCGCGCGGGAACCGTTATCGTCGACGCACACGTCGTTTCCGGGAGAACTGGGGTCCGCATGTCCACGTCCGAAGTCGCCCGGCCGGCCGGGTTCCTGGGCGGTCTCAACAGCCGTCACCACCACCGCGCGCTCGCGGTGTTCATGGTCGTCGTGCTCGCCCACTGGACCGAGCACATCGTCCAGGCCATCCAGATCTACGCACTCGGCTGGCCCACCTCCCGGGCCCGCGGCGTCCTCGGCATGCCGTTCCCGTGGCTGATTTCGCAGGAATGGCTGCACTACGGCTACGCGCTGGTGATGCTGGTCTTCCTGTGGGTCCTGCGCCACGGGTTCGCCGGCCGGTCGCGGCAGTGGTGGAACCTCGCGCTGGGCATCCAGTTCTGGCACCACATCGAGCACCTGCTGCTGTTCATCCAGGCGCAGAGCGGGTGGCGGCTGGCCGGGCAGAAGGTGCCCACGAGCATCATCCAGCTGCTCGTGCCGCGCGTGGAGCTGCACCTGTTCTACAACACGATCGTCACCATCCCGATGATCGTCGCCGTCGTCCTGCACCGGCGGGCCTCGGCCGCCGAGCGGGAAGCGACCGGCTGCTCCTGCGGCGTGCCGAGGCAGCCAGAGCTCGCCGCGTCGTGAAGCGGGCGCTGGCCGTCCTGGCGTTCCTCGCCGGCTGGCTGCTGCTCGGCGCCACCCCGGCTTCGGCGCACGTCGAAGTCGTCTCGTCGACCCCCGGGGACGGCGCCCGCCTCGGCGCGGCGCCGTCCCTGGTGTCGGTCACCCTGTCGGAGAACATCGGGATCCAGCCCGGCTCGATCAAGGTCGTCGACCTCGGCGGCCGCCAGGTCGACACCGGGCCGGTGTTCCAGCCCGGCGAGGACGCCCAGCAGCTCGCCGTGCGCCTGCGGCCCGGCGTCCCGGACGGCAGCTACCTGGTCGAATACGCGTTCGTCTCGGCCGATTCCCACCCCGTGCGCGGCACCTTCGCCTTCGTCGTCGGCACCGGGCCGCTGGTCACCTCGGCCGGCGCGGTGTCCGCGGCCACCGGCACCGACACCGCCGTCGACGCTGTGTCGACGGCGGTGCGCTGGCTGGCCTACCTCGGCGTCGTGCTGCTCGGCGGGACGGCATTCGTCGTCCTGTGCCGCCCCGCGGGCCGCACCGACCGGCGGGCCCGGCGGCTGCTGCACGCCGGCGCCGGGCTGGTCGCGGTGACCACTGCGGCGGCCTTCGTGCTGCAAGGGCCCTACGCGGCCGGCCGCGGCCTCGGCGCGGTGTTCGACACCGCGCTGCTGGCGGACACCCTGCGCGTCGCGTACGGGAAGCTGCTGCTGCTCCGGCTGGCCGCCGTCGCGGTGCTGGTGGTGGTGCTGCCCCGGCTGCTGCGACCCGGCCTGCCCGACCGGCTGCGGGCCCGATCCGAGAACCTGACCATGGTGACCGGCTTCGTCGTGCTGCTGACGTTCTCGGCCACCGGGCACCCGGTCACCGATCCGGTCCTGTTCGTCTCCGTCACCGCCGACCTCGTGCACTTCGGCGCCATCGCGGTGTGGGCGGGCGGGCTGGCCCAGCTGGCACTTTGCCTGTACCGCCCGGCCGAGGGCGAGGACCCGGCGCCGGCCGCGGCCCGCTTCTCCGGCATCGCCGCCAAGGCGGTGACGGCGATCGCGATCAGCGGCGCGGTGCTGGCCCTGCGCATCATGCCGTCGGTGTCGACGCTGTGGACCACCCGGTTCGGCCTGCTGGTGCTGCTCAAGATCGCCGGGTTCGCCGTGCTGCTGGCGGTGGCGAGCCGCTCCCGGGCCGCGGTGCGCCGGGGCTTGACCACGTCACCGGAGGGCACCACCCGGACGGTCACGGCGGACTTGCGCCGGCTGCGGCAGGCGGTGGCCGCCGAGGTGGTGCTCAGCGCCGTGGTGCTGGCCTTGGCCGCCCTGCTGACGGTGACCCCGCCGGGCGGCTGAGCTCACACCCCCGGGTGCGGCGGCGGAGCGAACGGACCCCAGGTGAACGCGGGCAGCCACGGCCCGGGTGCCTCGCTCCAGTCCAGCGCCGCCAGCTGCCCGAGCGAGCGGCGCCCGGCGAGCGCGCGGTAGAGGTCGTGGGCCGGGGCGGTCACCGACGCCGCCGGGCGGCCCTTGCCCGCCGTCCACACCGAGCCGCCCGTCGTGCGGATCCGCAGGGCCGGCAGGCCGCGGCCGGCGACCGAGCCGGAGAAGCCGCGGACCAGCACCTCGAAGCTCGGCGCCCAGGCGAGGTGCTCCACCGGCGGCGGGACGCCGAGAGCGGCGCGCAGGTCCAGCTCGTGGGTGTAGGCGTCCATCACCAGGACGTCGCCGCTGCGCCCGCCCGCGGCCGCGAGCCGCCGGTCGAGCTCGTCGCCCGCTTCGTCCCAGCGGTCCAGCAGGGCGGGGACCTCGAGCGGCCCGGCCGGGGCGGGTGTGGGGCCGCCGAGGCGCGCGAGCACGACCTCGGCCTTCTCGAGGAGGTGGTCGACCAGATCGGTGACTGTCCACATCGGACAGGCCGGGACCGCGCGGCGGTGGGTGCCGGGCCGGGTCCCGATCAGGGCGCGCACCCCGCGCCGCACCTCCGGGTAACCCACGAAGTCCGGCGCCGGTGCCGGCTGGGTCGTTGTCACGCGCTCTCCCTCACCTGGCACTCACGCACGATCGGCTCGCTCGGCCCAGTATGCCCTGGTGGCGGCCCTCGCGGTTCTCTCCGCGTGCCGCCTCGCCCGGCACCGCCGGGAACCGCCGCTGGTCCGGCTGAGCTGCGTCGAGGCCGATCACGAACCGGTTTTCCGAAGAGGGACAACGGATCTCGGTCGTCGCGCTGCGCCTCGACGGGCGTGGCGACCTCGCCGGCTCGGCCGCCGGACTCACCGAACCGCCCGGCGTCCGGAGCACGTCCACCGGGCCCGGGGAACCGCTCGACGAATGATCGCCCGCCCGGGCAGCGGGCGGAGGCCGGTTTGCGGCACACTGGAGGGCACACGGAAATTCCCCGGCGGCGCAAGGAAAACGCGCAGCCGAGGAGAAACCATCCAATTCGGAGGTGAGGCATGGCCCCCGGCGGCGGCGAGGACGTGGCGCACACACAGCCCGGATTCGATCTGGCGTGGCGTGGTTTTCACCGCGCGCAGGTCGAGGAGTACGTCGCGTGGGCCGAGGCCGAGCTACGCAGACTCGCCGCCGAGAGCGACTCCGCGCGCCGGCGTGGCGACGCGCTCGCCGAGGAGAACCGTGAGCTCCGCCTGAAGATCGACCGGATCTGCCGGACCCCGATCGCGCCGGACGCGCTGCAGGAGCGTTCGCGCCGGATGATCGAGCTGACCCGCGAAGAAGCAGCCGAAATCACCGCGGGCGCGACGGAAGCCGCGGAGCGGATCCGCCGGGAGGCCGAGGCGGAAGCCGTCCGGCTCACCGAGAAGGAGCGCAGCCTGGTCGCCGAGGCCGAGGCCGAGCGCGAGCGGCAGCGCGCCGAGCACGAGGAGCTCCTGCGGGCGGCCGAGCAGCGCCGCCGGGAGCTCGACGAGGCCGCGGCCCACCGCCGGGCCCAGCTGGAGGAGGACCACAGCCGGGCCATGACGGCCCGCCGCGCCGACGCGATGCGCGAACTGGCCGAGCAGAAAGCGGCGGCCCGCGCGAAGGCCGACCAGCTGGTCGCCGACGCGACCCAGCGCAGCGAAGCGCTGGTCACGACGGGCGAACGCACACTCGCGGCGGCCGAGGCCAAGGCCGAAAAGCTGGTCACCGAAGCCACGCGACACAGCGAAACGCTGGTCACCACCGCCGAAGCCAAGGCCGCGAAGCTGGTCACCGAAGCCACACAACGCGCCGAAACACTCGTCACCACCGCCGAAGCCAAGTCCGAAAAGCTGGTCACCGAAGCCACCGAACGCGCCGAGAGCATGGTCGGCGCCGCCGAGCGGGAGGTCGCGGCCCTGGGCGAGGTCCGTGACCAGCTCAAAGCCGCGCTGTCCGGCTGCCGCGGCCTGCTGGCCGATGCGGCCGTGGCCCTCGACGACCGTCCGGCGTCGTTCGATCCCGAAGCCACCCTGCCGATGGCGAAGAGAGTCCCGATCCAGCGCCGCCCACCCGCGGTGGACCTCACCGACGCGGTCGGCTGACGCCGGCCCCCACGCCGTTCCGGACGACTCGTTCATGACCTCGGAAGACCTGACCGAGCGCCCGAGCGAAGCCGCGTCCTTCCCGCCCCGGCGGGTGTCCGCGCTGGTCGCGGCGGTCGTGACGCTCGCCGCGTCGACCACGCTCGCCAACCGGGTGCTGCCCGGCTGGGCGTACCCGGTCTGCGGCCTGGTCGCGGCCGTGGTCTTGGTGGTGCTCGGCCGGGCGGCCGGATGCTCGTGGCGCGACCTGGGCCTGCACGCCGTCCGCCGCCCGGCGCTGGCCGGGCTGGCCGGCGCCGCGCTGATGGCGGTCGTGTTCGGGATCGCGCTGGCCGTGCCGTCGCTGCGGACGGTCTACCAGGACGGCCGGGTCGGCGACCCGGACTTGGCGCAGCTGCTGTGGCTGACCTGCGGCCGGATCCTGTTCGGGACGGTGCTCATCGAGGAGATCGCGTTCCGCGGCGTGCTGCCGGGCCTGTTCGGCGCGACCGACGAGCGCTGGCGCTGGCCGCCGATCCTGTGCTCGGCGGCCCTGTTCGGGCTCTGGCACGCGTTGCCGGCGCTGGCCATCGGCCGCAACGCCGCCGTGCACGCGGTGTTCGGCTCGACGCCGGTGCTGGTGCTGCAGGTGCTGGCCATGGCCGCGGCGGGCCTCGCCGGGATCTTCCTGCACTGGTGGCGCCACGTCGGCCGGGGCGTGCCGGCATCGGTGATCGTGCACTTCGTGACGAACGCCGGCGGCCTCACCCTGGCCGTGCTGCTCCGCTAGGACCGCACCAGCCGCGCGATCGCGTCCGACGCTTCCCGGACCTTCAAATCGGCCTCCTCGCCGCCTGCCGCGGCCGCCTGGACGACGCAGGTCGCCAGGTGCTCGTCGAGCAGCTCGAGGGAGAACGACTGCAGTGCCTTCGTCGCCGCGGAAACCTGGGTCAGGATGTCGATGCAGTACTTGTCCTGCTCGACCATGCGCTGCAGCCCGCGGATCTGTCCTTCGATCCGGCGCAGGCGCTTCAGATAGGCTTCCCGCTCGCCGCCGTATCCCGTCATCGCCCACCTGTCCCCGTCGTCGGCTTCCCTCCCGGCAACTATACCCTCCCGGGGTGTCAGCGGAAGC is from Amycolatopsis mediterranei and encodes:
- a CDS encoding sensor histidine kinase yields the protein MSYPVRIRGVQTGGHAPPSGEERRDFRTLVFGAQAVAAAAVALLAALPVLTGVASWPVRLAALVLAAVLAGGHLAWFGTGRFRRPVLALAVSAAFGLVPLLPLGAPWSPAAGFFAGGVLLVTRSVRAVPAALLACVAAGLGAALTTGSGDAGVGGAVSAAVAALTLFGLGTAARLVAEREDEVRELKRQVIAEERKRFSRDLHDLLGLSLSAITLKGELVDRLVPGRPEQAKAELAELLVMSRRALADVRRIAAGYRELSLDDECRAAADVLNAAGTRVTVDRSCLGDLPPRVATALATVLREGVTNVVRHSTASWCAFSVSTVDGTAWLEILNDGAGGVDGSGADSGAGLRNLADRVEDLNGTLTTETGPDGTHRLLVAIPLGSLEGRRRRAG
- a CDS encoding SagB/ThcOx family dehydrogenase, which translates into the protein MSADRPEGAPETVRLWSLTEDTLLEAGDDDTIVAVTWWGEYELAGIPEPVRESLSRMVLGPVSMGNLASSASGAAEAWAGALRKVLTRLSGSVVHSLALNDGQGPVLSAIPVTQSPVFPAGPVPPGRLIKLSRFSAMRPDGSGMLLESPRARYRVALLRPPAALVATSLAGPVTVAQVAETTGVAEQIVADVVAFLVGAGVALVADDWAQFAEDTDTDLAVWTPHDMLFHARSRTWQKAGSTEPRRAGAEPPVVKPITAGPTFPLHRPDPAVLKATDPTLSTLLEQDHGCPEVTERALSAEQIGEFLYRAARVRSIGPAYLPGGPGHEASQRPYFSIACLYELEIYVGINRCVGLGRGIYHYDPLWHTLTLVNDDSVVLDGLLDLAMVGAGSHRRPSVLLTMTARMSRIAWVLGSAAYATTLLHVGALQQVLYLAAKAMGLAAHAVPVDAGDRVDHSLKLEWPAEVSVGECVLDFPGGAPSP
- a CDS encoding TOMM precursor leader peptide-binding protein, which produces MPTTAVDARVPDDGGGAATPQVPAFRRHLRAEVRAGKGAYLFSEQGVIAMRGAKIESLAALLDGTHDLDRLLRGRPGGMPPEEVAALLAQLVDAGLVTLRSHGGDTRPGDERALAYWDACGIDADLVTARPGTVRLVAVGDSADGVDAGPVERALAGAGLDVVGADGGAADLSVVLCADYLDPRLAAIDHAHRRAGRPWLLARPSGAQVWIGPVLRPDGACWHCLTHRLWGHRHAEACVQQELGHAGPARRPVPALPPLTAAAAHLVALEAAKWVAGYRHHGQQCVWTLDTLDLQGRLHELRRRPQCPSCGDPWLVAWRSVRPVELKPAKKATTGGGGHRTATPAQMLDRYRHLVSPVTGIVKEIRPDPAAPAFANAYRSGPNIARGVTGMAALRAGLRCENGGKGVTPLDAEVGALCEAAERFSGNFQGDELRIRGSYHELGEEAVHPNTCMLFADRQYAGRATWNPEHADFQRVGEPFDPAARVDWTPLWSLSGRRRLLPTSYLYYGSPCDGAARGVRADSNGSAAGSSVEDAILQGALELVERDAVAIWWYNRTPVPGVDLASFADPWLDEVVAGYAGLGRELWVLDVTSDLGIPVTVALSRRIDGPHEDVIFGFGAHLDPRIAVRRAVTELNQMLPVVQSAGHDLDDPDARRWLSYATVANQPYLRPAAGVRMRTAAEFRFVNRPDVRDDVEALDRLFTRAGLELLVLDQTRPDVGIPVVKVVVPGLRPFWARFAPGRLFDVPVRLGRLAAPTPYERLNPFPMFL
- a CDS encoding winged helix-turn-helix transcriptional regulator, giving the protein MPTSARTYGQFCGLARALEIVGERWSLLVVRDLMLGPKRFDDLQHTLPRIPVSILTSRLNELEEAGVVRRRVLSQLDAGVVYELTEYGTELDHIVLDLGLWGSRSLTYPRPDEVFTLDTAIISLYTTFQEEAAAGVHVNYELHHPGDMIVHAMVDDGALKASAGALPAADLVIEPQGPAVLDLLNGSLTAQDAISSGKVRVQGDPAHLDLFTRLFRIPPAPERPTGLVAR
- a CDS encoding copper resistance CopC/CopD family protein, which produces MKRALAVLAFLAGWLLLGATPASAHVEVVSSTPGDGARLGAAPSLVSVTLSENIGIQPGSIKVVDLGGRQVDTGPVFQPGEDAQQLAVRLRPGVPDGSYLVEYAFVSADSHPVRGTFAFVVGTGPLVTSAGAVSAATGTDTAVDAVSTAVRWLAYLGVVLLGGTAFVVLCRPAGRTDRRARRLLHAGAGLVAVTTAAAFVLQGPYAAGRGLGAVFDTALLADTLRVAYGKLLLLRLAAVAVLVVVLPRLLRPGLPDRLRARSENLTMVTGFVVLLTFSATGHPVTDPVLFVSVTADLVHFGAIAVWAGGLAQLALCLYRPAEGEDPAPAAARFSGIAAKAVTAIAISGAVLALRIMPSVSTLWTTRFGLLVLLKIAGFAVLLAVASRSRAAVRRGLTTSPEGTTRTVTADLRRLRQAVAAEVVLSAVVLALAALLTVTPPGG
- a CDS encoding maleylpyruvate isomerase family mycothiol-dependent enzyme, coding for MTTTQPAPAPDFVGYPEVRRGVRALIGTRPGTHRRAVPACPMWTVTDLVDHLLEKAEVVLARLGGPTPAPAGPLEVPALLDRWDEAGDELDRRLAAAGGRSGDVLVMDAYTHELDLRAALGVPPPVEHLAWAPSFEVLVRGFSGSVAGRGLPALRIRTTGGSVWTAGKGRPAASVTAPAHDLYRALAGRRSLGQLAALDWSEAPGPWLPAFTWGPFAPPPHPGV
- a CDS encoding M protein; this translates as MAPGGGEDVAHTQPGFDLAWRGFHRAQVEEYVAWAEAELRRLAAESDSARRRGDALAEENRELRLKIDRICRTPIAPDALQERSRRMIELTREEAAEITAGATEAAERIRREAEAEAVRLTEKERSLVAEAEAERERQRAEHEELLRAAEQRRRELDEAAAHRRAQLEEDHSRAMTARRADAMRELAEQKAAARAKADQLVADATQRSEALVTTGERTLAAAEAKAEKLVTEATRHSETLVTTAEAKAAKLVTEATQRAETLVTTAEAKSEKLVTEATERAESMVGAAEREVAALGEVRDQLKAALSGCRGLLADAAVALDDRPASFDPEATLPMAKRVPIQRRPPAVDLTDAVG
- a CDS encoding CPBP family intramembrane glutamic endopeptidase, which gives rise to MTSEDLTERPSEAASFPPRRVSALVAAVVTLAASTTLANRVLPGWAYPVCGLVAAVVLVVLGRAAGCSWRDLGLHAVRRPALAGLAGAALMAVVFGIALAVPSLRTVYQDGRVGDPDLAQLLWLTCGRILFGTVLIEEIAFRGVLPGLFGATDERWRWPPILCSAALFGLWHALPALAIGRNAAVHAVFGSTPVLVLQVLAMAAAGLAGIFLHWWRHVGRGVPASVIVHFVTNAGGLTLAVLLR
- a CDS encoding metal-sensitive transcriptional regulator yields the protein MTGYGGEREAYLKRLRRIEGQIRGLQRMVEQDKYCIDILTQVSAATKALQSFSLELLDEHLATCVVQAAAAGGEEADLKVREASDAIARLVRS